A single genomic interval of Brevibacillus brevis harbors:
- a CDS encoding FecCD family ABC transporter permease, with translation MQSKKATSMIILAASPVVILLTILLSIHYGAKSIDAGTIYQAFFAFDEGNVDHQIVMHSRLPRVLGALMIGAFLAISGALMQGMTRNYLASPSIMGVSDGSVFAVTLCMVFIPSATSVTMITMSLIGSALAVAMVLAFSRLLPNGLTPVGMAVIGTITGTFLSSISAAISAYFQVSQNVSFWYNARLHLLEPGLVKLAVPFAIVGIVFALLLSKSITILSLGDEVSRGLGQRTVMVKVLATTAVVILTGISVALAGKIAFVGLIIPHITRFLVGLDYRWIIPCAGLLGGIFLALSDVLSRFMNSPFETPIGVVTAFIGVPFFLYLIYKRGGGKHA, from the coding sequence ATGCAATCCAAAAAAGCAACTTCCATGATCATACTAGCTGCTTCACCAGTGGTGATCCTCCTTACGATCTTGCTCTCCATTCATTACGGGGCCAAGTCGATTGATGCAGGGACGATTTATCAAGCTTTCTTTGCCTTTGATGAAGGGAATGTCGATCATCAAATTGTCATGCACTCTCGCTTGCCGAGAGTTTTGGGCGCACTCATGATCGGAGCATTTTTAGCGATATCAGGAGCGTTGATGCAGGGGATGACGAGGAATTACCTCGCGTCCCCCTCTATTATGGGTGTGTCTGACGGTTCGGTCTTTGCTGTTACGCTGTGCATGGTGTTTATTCCATCCGCTACGAGTGTCACGATGATTACCATGTCCTTAATCGGTTCAGCACTCGCAGTCGCGATGGTTCTCGCTTTTTCCCGACTGTTGCCGAATGGCTTGACGCCAGTAGGGATGGCGGTCATTGGCACAATTACGGGCACCTTTTTGAGCAGTATTTCAGCCGCAATTTCTGCTTATTTTCAAGTCTCGCAAAACGTCAGCTTCTGGTACAATGCTAGGCTACATCTCTTGGAGCCTGGATTGGTGAAGCTAGCGGTTCCTTTTGCCATCGTCGGTATTGTCTTCGCACTTCTTTTGTCCAAATCGATTACGATCTTGTCCTTGGGCGACGAAGTATCTCGCGGTCTTGGACAGAGAACGGTGATGGTCAAAGTGCTGGCAACGACCGCTGTCGTCATTCTGACAGGCATTTCTGTAGCGTTGGCAGGAAAAATCGCTTTTGTCGGGCTGATTATTCCGCATATTACCCGCTTTTTGGTAGGTCTCGATTATCGATGGATCATTCCGTGTGCAGGATTGCTGGGCGGCATTTTCCTGGCCCTGTCTGACGTTCTCAGCCGATTTATGAACAGTCCGTTTGAGACCCCTATCGGTGTGGTAACGGCTTTTATTGGCGTTCCGTTCTTCCTCTATTTGATTTACAAGAGAGGAGGGGGAAAGCATGCCTAA
- a CDS encoding FecCD family ABC transporter permease yields MPNQKGRFRLLFLVNIALILLAIYISVTNGVFDMTVMDVIRTLLRVDPVAEYDLVIFDFRLPRIVIAALVGFGLGVAGTVIQGITRNGLADPGILGINAGAGAAIVAFMFFFGGQFMEASWYSIMAMPLFGLTGGLLAAGLIYLFAWRDGALDPQRLILVGIAIGSGLGAVSLYLSLKMNPNDFEMATVWLSGSIWSANWTHIAGMLPWLVILIPVLMRKVHILDLLQLSEESVKNLGVSVEKERNILLLSSIGIVSACVSVSGGIGFVGLMAPHIAKRLTGIQHRYVLPLSGTIGMLMVVAADFIAKTVFTPIELPVGIVISIIGVPYFFYLLSRRKK; encoded by the coding sequence ATGCCTAATCAAAAAGGTAGATTTCGTTTGCTATTTCTCGTCAACATCGCCTTGATTTTGCTGGCGATTTATATCAGCGTGACCAACGGTGTATTTGACATGACGGTGATGGATGTCATCCGTACGTTATTGCGTGTTGATCCTGTAGCGGAATACGATTTGGTTATTTTCGATTTTCGCCTGCCTCGGATAGTTATTGCGGCGTTGGTCGGCTTTGGCTTGGGGGTCGCTGGTACCGTCATTCAGGGGATCACGCGTAACGGGCTGGCTGATCCGGGGATATTGGGCATTAACGCTGGGGCAGGAGCCGCTATCGTTGCCTTTATGTTTTTCTTCGGTGGACAATTCATGGAGGCGAGCTGGTATTCCATCATGGCCATGCCTTTATTCGGTTTGACAGGCGGATTGCTTGCGGCTGGACTGATTTATCTATTCGCCTGGCGTGACGGGGCGCTCGACCCACAACGACTGATTCTCGTGGGGATCGCCATTGGCTCCGGATTGGGTGCCGTGTCACTGTATCTCTCGTTAAAAATGAATCCCAACGATTTTGAAATGGCAACCGTATGGCTCTCGGGAAGTATTTGGAGTGCCAACTGGACGCATATTGCAGGGATGCTGCCATGGCTAGTCATACTCATTCCTGTTTTGATGCGCAAGGTGCATATTCTCGATTTGCTTCAACTGAGCGAGGAGTCCGTCAAAAATCTGGGTGTGTCTGTGGAAAAGGAGCGCAATATTCTCCTGCTGTCGAGTATCGGGATCGTGAGCGCGTGCGTCTCAGTTTCCGGAGGCATCGGATTCGTCGGCTTGATGGCACCGCATATTGCGAAGCGTCTGACGGGAATCCAGCATAGGTATGTTCTTCCCTTGTCGGGAACAATCGGGATGCTCATGGTCGTGGCAGCGGACTTTATCGCCAAGACCGTGTTTACACCCATTGAACTGCCAGTGGGTATCGTCATTTCCATCATCGGTGTACCGTATTTCTTCTATTTACTGAGTAGAAGAAAAAAATAA
- a CDS encoding alpha/beta hydrolase-fold protein — MKGQLFADVCHHRALLVYLPPSYDKSTSRFPVMYVHDGGDLFDPAFSTALDVIEDKFAEGKIPELILVGIQPGNRRDDYTPWFSKSISPERNIDFGGQGDAYLSYVANECKAYIDSKYRTDPRPEKTGIIGFSLGGLISMYAAHQYPNVFTKIGSISGSYWYEGMVPFMQEKKMYHPELRIYMDVGSKEGAKKQNIQKQMVPLTKEAHQILADSGFTADQLALFIDEGADHLSECANARFPGALQWLWNEKEETGMELAKLIRERRSIHRFTDREVDPALVTELMDTAVWAPNYHMTQPWRFIVTYGEGKRRIAEAVRIMKEKREIDPAKKKEVGEKFYNKIMAIPMLMTVIMEESPNLITRQDDFASTSIVIHNFSLLAWEKGIGLTWETYPWIHEQEFREAMGIRPGEKVLGNLHIGYPAAIPGAQPRIPATERITLVDKA; from the coding sequence GTGAAGGGACAATTGTTTGCAGACGTATGCCATCACCGAGCACTGCTCGTATATTTGCCGCCATCCTATGACAAGAGTACATCCCGTTTTCCCGTCATGTATGTCCATGATGGCGGTGACTTGTTTGATCCTGCTTTTAGTACTGCACTCGATGTAATCGAAGATAAGTTTGCAGAGGGAAAAATTCCTGAGCTGATTCTCGTCGGCATCCAACCAGGAAACCGCAGGGATGACTATACACCTTGGTTTTCCAAATCGATCTCGCCTGAGCGGAACATTGATTTTGGCGGGCAAGGAGATGCGTATCTTTCTTACGTCGCCAATGAATGTAAGGCATATATCGATAGCAAGTACAGGACAGACCCTAGGCCGGAAAAAACAGGGATCATCGGATTTTCGCTTGGTGGCTTGATCTCGATGTACGCAGCGCACCAATATCCGAATGTTTTCACGAAAATCGGCAGCATTTCGGGATCGTATTGGTATGAGGGCATGGTTCCGTTTATGCAGGAAAAGAAAATGTACCATCCCGAGCTGCGCATCTACATGGATGTTGGTAGTAAGGAAGGTGCCAAAAAACAAAACATCCAGAAACAAATGGTGCCGCTGACAAAAGAAGCGCATCAGATATTGGCTGATAGCGGCTTTACAGCGGATCAGCTCGCCCTGTTCATTGACGAAGGGGCGGATCATTTGAGCGAATGTGCAAACGCCAGATTTCCGGGGGCGTTGCAATGGCTCTGGAATGAGAAGGAGGAGACAGGAATGGAACTGGCCAAATTGATTAGAGAGCGCCGCTCGATTCATCGCTTTACAGATCGTGAGGTAGACCCTGCGTTGGTTACTGAACTGATGGATACAGCCGTGTGGGCGCCGAATTATCACATGACACAGCCGTGGCGTTTTATCGTGACATACGGGGAAGGTAAGAGAAGAATCGCCGAAGCCGTGCGGATCATGAAGGAAAAGCGGGAGATTGATCCTGCGAAAAAGAAAGAAGTAGGCGAGAAGTTTTACAATAAAATCATGGCGATCCCGATGCTGATGACGGTCATCATGGAAGAAAGTCCGAACCTGATTACGCGTCAGGACGATTTCGCTTCGACCAGCATTGTTATTCATAACTTTAGCTTGCTGGCGTGGGAAAAAGGCATTGGTTTGACATGGGAGACGTACCCATGGATTCACGAGCAGGAATTCCGTGAAGCGATGGGCATTCGACCAGGAGAAAAAGTGCTGGGGAACCTGCATATCGGTTATCCAGCCGCGATTCCTGGCGCTCAGCCGCGTATTCCTGCAACAGAGCGCATCACACTTGTCGACAAGGCATAG
- a CDS encoding MFS transporter — MSNVLKNRYVRAILLSAFLLQIGVWVRNMAILLYVMDHTGGDPFAVSMISVAEYAPIFLFSFLAGTFADRWKPRKTMVWCELLSALSVIGVLLTFVYGSWKAIFFATLISAILSQFSQPSGMKLFKLHVPGEQLQVGMSAYQTIFAIFMVFGPIVGTFVFQQWGMEIAMVITAVAFLSAAGVLYLLPPDRVEKEGQQETALLGEMVSGIRYVFSSRVLSMLGFCFLAVGFSLGMIQPLGIFLVTEQLQLPKESLQWLITAQGVGMIAGGAMTMAAAKTIPPQKLLVMGLLGNAVAVAICGMSANLWLTLVAQFIAGLLLPSIQIGINTMLLKNTESTFIGRVNGILTPLFTGSMVVMMSITGVLKLYLPLAVIYGIAAFLMIIGLSFILPLYRMREGNVVQSTEQTGI; from the coding sequence ATGTCAAATGTTTTGAAAAACCGCTATGTCAGGGCTATTTTGTTATCAGCATTCCTGTTGCAAATCGGAGTATGGGTGCGCAACATGGCGATTCTGCTCTATGTGATGGATCATACAGGAGGCGATCCGTTCGCTGTCTCCATGATTTCTGTGGCGGAGTATGCGCCAATCTTTCTGTTTTCCTTTCTTGCTGGTACGTTTGCTGATCGCTGGAAACCGAGAAAAACGATGGTCTGGTGTGAGCTGCTCAGTGCTCTGTCGGTTATCGGAGTGCTGCTTACCTTCGTTTACGGCTCGTGGAAGGCCATTTTTTTTGCCACGCTTATTTCAGCCATTCTCTCTCAGTTTTCCCAACCGTCCGGAATGAAGCTGTTCAAGCTGCATGTACCTGGTGAACAGCTTCAGGTAGGAATGTCCGCGTATCAGACTATTTTCGCGATCTTCATGGTATTTGGTCCGATCGTCGGTACATTTGTGTTCCAGCAATGGGGGATGGAGATTGCCATGGTCATCACGGCAGTTGCGTTCCTCTCTGCGGCCGGTGTCCTGTATTTGTTGCCGCCAGATCGTGTCGAGAAAGAAGGTCAGCAAGAAACGGCACTGCTTGGGGAGATGGTCAGCGGGATTCGTTATGTCTTCTCCAGTCGCGTATTGTCAATGCTTGGCTTTTGCTTTTTGGCGGTGGGTTTCTCATTGGGAATGATTCAGCCGCTTGGGATTTTTCTCGTGACCGAACAACTGCAATTGCCGAAAGAAAGCTTGCAATGGTTAATTACTGCCCAAGGTGTGGGGATGATTGCGGGAGGGGCCATGACGATGGCAGCTGCCAAAACGATTCCACCGCAAAAGTTATTAGTCATGGGGCTTCTTGGAAATGCAGTCGCAGTAGCGATTTGCGGGATGTCTGCGAATCTGTGGCTGACACTTGTTGCCCAGTTCATCGCGGGATTGCTCTTGCCCTCCATTCAAATTGGGATCAACACGATGCTGCTTAAAAACACAGAGAGTACCTTTATTGGTCGGGTGAATGGAATACTAACCCCGCTGTTTACAGGCTCCATGGTTGTCATGATGAGTATTACGGGGGTATTGAAGCTGTATCTTCCGCTCGCAGTCATATACGGGATCGCTGCATTCCTGATGATCATTGGTCTTAGCTTTATTTTGCCGCTTTATCGTATGCGGGAAGGAAACGTGGTGCAAAGTACAGAACAGACTGGTATATAA
- a CDS encoding MmcQ/YjbR family DNA-binding protein yields MVHEQISSIVGLKMVAAVRELAMRLPEVTEQVDAFGHTSFRVNDKPFVILGEGGIEGPSLSVKVLKTTQEILLAQEHFYKTPYIGHHGWVSILDKNVTSYGEIEDYIREGYMCAAPKRLVKQLQEQTR; encoded by the coding sequence ATGGTGCACGAACAGATTTCTTCTATAGTAGGTTTGAAGATGGTAGCTGCTGTTCGCGAGCTGGCGATGCGGTTGCCAGAAGTAACGGAGCAGGTAGACGCTTTTGGACATACATCGTTTCGCGTAAACGACAAGCCGTTTGTCATTTTGGGAGAGGGGGGCATTGAAGGCCCCTCCCTTTCTGTGAAGGTGCTGAAGACGACTCAAGAGATTTTGCTTGCGCAGGAGCATTTTTACAAGACGCCATACATCGGACATCACGGCTGGGTTTCGATCCTGGACAAAAACGTGACTAGCTATGGTGAAATCGAGGATTACATACGGGAAGGCTATATGTGCGCGGCGCCCAAGCGATTGGTCAAACAATTACAAGAGCAGACTCGATAA
- a CDS encoding sigma-54 interaction domain-containing protein, with product MDWNLQQMSKLLEVVFENAHEPMIVTDKDGKILLLNRSYREFLNVQDVIGQPVTDVIENTRMHIVGQEGVAEIADIQQIKGQNMIAHRIPIMDEGKVIAVLGTVLFQDVQELTALAAMVAQLKDELTYYKKELRRRMGATYHFDQIVGYSQKLQELKKFSQKVAKSDSTVLITGESGTGKELFAHAIHAESKRKMGPFIRVNCAAIPDSLLESELFGYEEGAFTGAVRRGKKGKFELANHGTILLDEIGDMPLPLQAKLLRVLQEKEVERVGAVRTTPIDVRVIASTNSDMLQSIKEGKFRADLYYRLNVVSLSIPPLRERLEDLPELVSNLLKQLGESTGVVVRAIDEEVWNVLRGYSWPGNVRELKNVLERALHLLEDDVLKKEHVWLPVSDEGALASLSSPTHVVRPLKKVLEEAEQEALRQAMQQAGGNKLTAAKLLQISKSTFYEKWEKYQ from the coding sequence TTGGATTGGAATCTCCAGCAGATGAGCAAATTGCTTGAGGTCGTTTTTGAAAATGCCCATGAACCGATGATCGTAACAGACAAGGACGGAAAAATACTCTTATTGAATCGGAGCTATCGGGAATTTCTGAATGTACAGGACGTGATCGGACAGCCAGTGACGGATGTCATCGAAAACACGCGGATGCATATTGTCGGTCAGGAGGGTGTTGCCGAGATCGCCGACATTCAGCAAATAAAAGGACAGAACATGATTGCGCATCGCATCCCGATCATGGACGAAGGAAAAGTGATTGCGGTTCTGGGAACGGTGCTGTTCCAGGATGTGCAGGAGCTTACTGCTTTGGCTGCGATGGTTGCTCAGTTGAAGGATGAGCTGACCTATTATAAGAAAGAGCTGCGGCGGCGGATGGGGGCTACCTATCATTTTGACCAAATCGTTGGGTACAGCCAGAAGCTGCAGGAGCTTAAAAAATTTTCTCAGAAAGTTGCGAAAAGCGATTCGACTGTGCTCATCACAGGGGAAAGCGGGACGGGCAAGGAGCTATTTGCCCACGCCATTCATGCCGAGAGCAAGCGGAAAATGGGGCCATTCATTCGGGTGAATTGTGCCGCTATTCCGGATTCTTTGCTGGAATCAGAGCTATTTGGCTATGAAGAAGGTGCGTTTACCGGAGCTGTTCGCCGCGGAAAAAAAGGAAAGTTCGAGCTTGCCAACCATGGAACCATTTTGTTGGATGAGATCGGGGACATGCCGTTGCCGCTGCAAGCCAAGCTACTGCGTGTTTTGCAGGAAAAAGAAGTCGAGCGGGTAGGTGCTGTTCGGACGACGCCAATCGATGTGCGGGTGATCGCTTCCACGAATTCGGACATGCTTCAAAGCATCAAGGAAGGGAAGTTTCGGGCGGACCTCTATTACAGGTTGAATGTCGTGTCACTCTCGATCCCTCCGTTGCGCGAGCGTCTGGAGGATTTGCCAGAGCTGGTTTCGAATCTGCTCAAACAGCTTGGGGAGTCCACTGGCGTTGTGGTCAGGGCCATTGATGAAGAGGTGTGGAACGTACTTCGGGGCTACTCCTGGCCAGGCAATGTAAGGGAGTTGAAAAACGTGCTGGAACGAGCCCTTCATCTACTCGAAGACGATGTCCTGAAAAAGGAGCATGTTTGGCTGCCTGTATCTGACGAAGGGGCCCTCGCGTCCTTGTCGAGTCCAACTCATGTTGTTCGGCCATTGAAAAAAGTCTTGGAAGAGGCTGAGCAGGAAGCACTTCGCCAAGCGATGCAGCAAGCAGGGGGCAACAAGCTTACCGCCGCCAAGCTGCTGCAAATCAGCAAGTCCACCTTTTACGAAAAGTGGGAGAAGTATCAGTAG
- a CDS encoding GntP family permease: MIIEVLSILISLGLLMFFAYRGYPVIVFAPIFTLLAVVLSGISLLPSYTETFMTNAANYVKSFFPIFLLGAIFGKVMELSGAASSIAHTIVRALGSNRAILAVVLACSILTYGGVSLFVVAFAVYPFAAAIFREANIPKRLIPGTIALGAFTYTMDALPGTPQIQNIIPTTYFGTDAYAAPVVGTIGAIMVFIGGMLWLERRRKQAVAAGEGYGEGHTNEPELIKNESYMNIWVAILPLALVLVGNYMFSRGIWTVETWYDPAILKESFKIEKVKNVVSSWSLIISLCLGIIAALLINVKQVKNKLASGLTAAAMGSLLAIFNTASEVGFGNVVKTLPGFKLIQGWIMGASDHPLVSEALAVNVLAGVTGSASGGMSIALEVMGKQYLEMANAAGISPELLHRIASMSSGGMDTLPHNGAVITLLAITGLTHRQSYKDIFAITVLKTAVVFILAFAVSIF; this comes from the coding sequence ATGATCATCGAAGTGTTATCCATCTTGATTTCGCTCGGTCTCCTGATGTTTTTTGCATATCGGGGCTATCCTGTTATCGTATTTGCCCCTATTTTTACGCTGCTGGCCGTTGTCCTTTCCGGGATCTCTTTGTTGCCGAGCTACACCGAAACCTTTATGACGAATGCAGCGAACTATGTGAAATCATTCTTCCCTATTTTCTTACTGGGTGCCATTTTCGGAAAAGTCATGGAGTTGAGCGGTGCTGCCTCGTCTATTGCCCACACGATTGTAAGGGCACTTGGCTCTAATCGTGCGATCTTGGCTGTCGTTCTGGCATGTTCGATTTTGACGTATGGCGGGGTTTCCCTGTTCGTTGTGGCGTTTGCGGTGTATCCGTTTGCCGCCGCGATTTTCCGTGAAGCCAATATTCCGAAGCGTCTCATTCCAGGAACGATTGCGCTCGGGGCTTTTACGTATACGATGGATGCCTTGCCGGGTACACCACAAATTCAAAACATTATTCCTACGACTTATTTTGGTACGGATGCTTATGCTGCACCTGTTGTTGGAACGATTGGCGCCATTATGGTTTTCATTGGCGGGATGCTATGGCTGGAGCGCAGACGCAAGCAAGCTGTCGCTGCTGGGGAAGGCTACGGCGAGGGACATACGAATGAGCCGGAGTTGATCAAAAATGAATCCTACATGAACATCTGGGTCGCGATTCTGCCGTTGGCGTTGGTGCTCGTGGGTAACTATATGTTCAGTAGAGGGATTTGGACAGTAGAGACGTGGTACGATCCAGCGATCCTCAAAGAATCGTTTAAAATTGAGAAAGTGAAAAATGTCGTATCTTCTTGGTCACTGATTATTTCGCTCTGTCTTGGAATTATTGCCGCGCTTTTAATCAATGTGAAGCAAGTCAAAAACAAGCTGGCTAGTGGTTTGACTGCTGCCGCGATGGGCTCTCTCTTGGCGATCTTCAATACTGCCTCCGAAGTTGGATTCGGAAACGTTGTGAAAACATTGCCAGGCTTCAAGCTCATCCAAGGCTGGATTATGGGAGCCAGTGATCATCCATTGGTTTCTGAGGCACTGGCTGTAAACGTACTGGCAGGTGTGACAGGTTCAGCGTCGGGAGGAATGTCGATCGCGCTGGAGGTTATGGGCAAGCAATACCTGGAGATGGCGAATGCTGCGGGAATCAGCCCTGAGTTGCTGCATCGTATTGCCTCGATGTCTTCCGGTGGTATGGACACATTGCCGCACAACGGAGCGGTCATTACACTACTCGCGATTACTGGTTTGACTCATCGTCAATCGTACAAAGACATTTTCGCGATTACGGTTTTGAAAACAGCTGTCGTATTCATTCTGGCATTTGCCGTTTCTATTTTCTAA